A genomic stretch from Pontibacter liquoris includes:
- a CDS encoding peptidylprolyl isomerase, whose product MRSNHLFVAASFVLLAGCTASKNSKTKEPVIATLGSEPISTAEFRYVYEKNNGGNADAYTSKSVTDYLDLYTNFKLKVKEAESRGLDTTTAFKRELEGYKEQLAQPYLTEKSVTDQLVKEAYARMQKEVNAAHILLTLPPDAAPEDTLAAYNRMLDLRKRALAGEDFGKLAQQYSQDPSAADNKGSLGYFTAMQMVYPFEDAAYKTPVGQISMPVRTRFGYHLIKVNDVRDARGEVRVAHIMVRATPGMPKADSLAAKQRIDAIYKRVKKGESWEKLTAEFSEDANSATNGGELPWFSTGRMIPSFEEAAYALQKEGDIAKPVLTPYGWHIIKLLEKRGLPPFEELEQNLRNKIAKDSRSELNKAAFLKRIKAEDNFTENAESKAAALAKATDELLKGAWTYNENDKTLKQPLFTIQGKPYTIGDFYTYVKAEQQPRPTGTAQHAMTLLYDAFVNKSLVAYEKANLENKYPDYRMLVKEYHDGILLFQLMDEKVWSKAVEDTVGLQAYFNQNRDKYKWGQRAQAIVVSAASKELLQKAQSQLKDRHYPVKTANLPDVVFEANKATLNEDAEARLKNLAELLKSNPELSLDVNGHVDAREAAAKPGVAAERAGKAVAYLVQQGVPAGQLHQQALGKTKQAGPDNTETGRRRNRRVSFVLYSSDLSALADNLNTSNPLAVQITEKKFQKGDNKALDAVAWEKGTYHTQLNGREYLIIIQDVLAPGYKELDEVRGLAISDYQNYLEQQWVSELRKQYPVEVKEEEVAKLLKQ is encoded by the coding sequence ATGCGCAGCAATCACCTGTTTGTGGCAGCCTCGTTCGTATTACTAGCCGGATGTACTGCTTCAAAGAATAGCAAAACAAAAGAACCTGTTATCGCTACGCTGGGCTCTGAGCCAATTTCCACAGCTGAGTTCCGCTATGTTTACGAAAAAAACAACGGCGGCAACGCCGATGCCTACACCAGCAAGAGCGTAACCGATTACCTGGACCTCTACACCAATTTCAAGCTAAAGGTAAAGGAAGCTGAAAGCCGCGGACTGGATACCACCACCGCCTTTAAACGCGAACTGGAAGGCTATAAAGAGCAACTCGCCCAGCCCTACCTCACTGAGAAGAGTGTGACGGACCAGCTGGTGAAAGAGGCCTATGCCCGCATGCAGAAGGAAGTGAACGCTGCGCACATCCTCCTTACCCTTCCGCCCGATGCTGCCCCGGAAGATACGCTGGCCGCTTATAACCGCATGCTGGACCTGCGCAAGCGCGCACTGGCCGGCGAGGACTTTGGCAAGCTGGCCCAGCAGTACTCGCAGGACCCTTCGGCGGCCGATAACAAAGGAAGCCTGGGTTATTTTACAGCCATGCAAATGGTGTACCCCTTCGAGGATGCGGCTTATAAAACGCCTGTCGGGCAGATCTCGATGCCGGTGCGTACCCGCTTTGGCTATCACCTGATAAAAGTGAACGATGTGCGCGACGCCCGCGGCGAGGTACGAGTGGCTCATATCATGGTACGCGCCACACCGGGCATGCCTAAAGCCGATTCGCTGGCGGCCAAACAACGGATAGATGCCATTTACAAGCGCGTAAAGAAAGGCGAAAGCTGGGAAAAGCTGACGGCCGAGTTCTCGGAAGATGCCAATTCCGCGACCAACGGCGGCGAACTGCCCTGGTTCAGCACCGGCCGCATGATCCCCTCTTTTGAGGAAGCAGCCTATGCACTGCAGAAAGAAGGCGACATTGCCAAACCCGTGCTAACCCCTTATGGCTGGCACATCATCAAGCTCCTGGAAAAACGCGGCCTGCCGCCTTTCGAAGAACTGGAGCAGAACCTGCGCAACAAAATCGCCAAAGATTCGCGCTCGGAGCTCAACAAAGCCGCTTTCCTGAAGCGCATCAAAGCAGAAGACAACTTTACGGAAAATGCGGAAAGCAAAGCTGCCGCCCTCGCCAAAGCTACCGATGAGCTGCTGAAAGGCGCCTGGACCTATAACGAAAACGACAAGACCCTGAAACAACCGCTTTTCACGATCCAGGGCAAGCCTTATACCATTGGGGATTTTTATACTTATGTAAAGGCAGAGCAGCAGCCCCGCCCTACCGGCACCGCGCAACACGCTATGACCCTGCTTTATGATGCGTTTGTGAACAAGAGCCTGGTAGCGTATGAGAAGGCCAACCTGGAGAACAAGTACCCGGATTACCGGATGCTGGTAAAAGAGTACCACGACGGCATCCTGTTGTTCCAACTGATGGATGAGAAAGTATGGTCCAAAGCGGTGGAAGACACTGTAGGACTGCAGGCTTACTTTAACCAGAACCGTGACAAGTATAAATGGGGACAGCGCGCGCAGGCCATTGTGGTGAGCGCGGCCAGCAAAGAGCTGCTGCAAAAAGCCCAGAGCCAATTAAAAGACCGCCACTACCCGGTAAAAACGGCCAACCTGCCTGATGTGGTATTTGAGGCCAACAAAGCAACCTTGAATGAAGATGCGGAAGCCCGGCTGAAGAACCTGGCCGAACTGCTCAAGAGCAACCCTGAGCTGTCGCTGGATGTGAATGGCCATGTGGATGCCCGCGAAGCTGCTGCCAAACCAGGCGTGGCCGCAGAGCGTGCCGGCAAAGCCGTGGCTTACCTGGTGCAGCAGGGCGTACCTGCCGGGCAATTGCACCAGCAGGCCCTGGGCAAAACAAAGCAGGCAGGTCCGGATAATACGGAGACCGGCCGCCGCCGCAACCGCCGGGTATCGTTCGTGTTATACTCTTCTGACCTGAGCGCCCTGGCAGACAACCTGAATACCTCCAACCCGCTGGCTGTACAGATAACAGAGAAGAAGTTCCAGAAAGGCGACAACAAAGCCCTGGATGCCGTAGCATGGGAAAAAGGCACGTACCATACCCAGCTGAACGGCCGCGAGTACCTGATCATCATTCAGGATGTGCTGGCTCCTGGCTATAAGGAGCTGGATGAAGTACGGGGCCTGGCTATTTCGGATTACCAGAATTACCTGGAACAACAATGGGTGAGCGAACTGCGCAAACAGTACCCGGTGGAGGTAAAAGAGGAAGAAGTCGCCAAACTGTTGAAGCAATAG
- a CDS encoding peptidylprolyl isomerase, giving the protein MKKRNLFSHLIWVALGLLITTHAFAQAPVQRKVDGIIAKVDNHVILRSDLEFGYLQYLAQTKQQPREDLKCQILKSLVQDKLLLARAEIDSITVEDAQVTSELNRRVEYLTAQVGGVERLEQYYNKSLKQLKDDLRRTVKEQMLMEKMQQEISGKVTVTPKEIQRYFSTIPRDSLPYFSAEVELGQIVKYAQVSKQQKQEARQLLEDLRKRILAGEDFATLAKQYSQDPGSAAAGGELGFFKKKELVPEYEAAALKLEPGQISNVVESQFGFHLIQMIERRGQEFNTRHILIKPATATVDIQEATAALDSIRTLIQNDSLTFAKAAKDFSDDKNTKDNGGMLTSRATGTTYIPMDQVDPSIFFVIDTMQVGEISKPIAYTTEDGKEAVRIIYLKTKSKPHLANLRDDYQKIATAALNQKKGKAVDDWFRKNIDTVFIEIDPEFQNCQVLQLNQ; this is encoded by the coding sequence TTGAAGAAGAGAAACCTATTCTCCCACCTGATCTGGGTGGCCCTTGGCCTCCTGATCACGACCCATGCCTTTGCACAGGCGCCCGTACAGCGTAAAGTAGACGGCATTATTGCCAAAGTAGACAATCATGTGATCCTGCGCTCCGACCTGGAGTTCGGCTACCTGCAGTACCTGGCCCAAACCAAGCAACAGCCACGCGAGGACCTCAAATGCCAGATCCTTAAATCGCTGGTGCAGGACAAACTGTTACTGGCCCGCGCCGAGATCGACTCCATAACAGTGGAAGACGCCCAGGTAACCAGCGAGCTGAACCGCCGCGTGGAGTACCTGACCGCACAGGTAGGAGGCGTGGAGCGCCTGGAGCAGTACTACAACAAAAGCCTCAAGCAGCTGAAAGACGACCTGCGCCGCACGGTAAAAGAGCAGATGCTGATGGAAAAAATGCAGCAGGAAATCAGTGGCAAAGTAACCGTAACGCCCAAAGAGATCCAGCGCTATTTCAGCACCATCCCCCGCGACAGCTTACCCTACTTCTCCGCTGAAGTGGAACTGGGCCAGATCGTGAAGTATGCCCAGGTAAGCAAGCAGCAAAAACAGGAGGCCCGCCAGTTACTGGAGGACCTGCGTAAGCGCATACTTGCCGGTGAGGATTTTGCTACCCTGGCCAAGCAATATTCCCAGGACCCGGGTTCGGCCGCTGCCGGCGGTGAGCTGGGCTTCTTTAAAAAGAAAGAACTTGTACCCGAGTACGAGGCCGCTGCCCTGAAACTGGAGCCGGGTCAGATCTCCAATGTCGTTGAGTCGCAGTTCGGTTTTCACCTGATCCAGATGATCGAGCGCAGAGGCCAGGAATTTAACACCCGCCACATCCTTATTAAGCCTGCCACAGCCACTGTAGACATCCAGGAAGCCACCGCCGCACTCGATAGCATCCGCACCCTGATCCAGAACGACAGTTTGACCTTTGCCAAAGCAGCCAAGGACTTCTCGGATGATAAAAACACGAAAGATAACGGGGGCATGCTTACCAGCCGGGCCACAGGTACTACCTACATCCCCATGGACCAGGTAGACCCTTCTATTTTCTTTGTGATCGATACCATGCAGGTAGGCGAGATCTCCAAGCCTATTGCATATACGACCGAGGATGGCAAAGAAGCTGTCCGCATCATTTACCTGAAAACAAAGTCGAAGCCCCACCTGGCCAACCTGCGCGACGACTATCAGAAGATAGCCACGGCTGCGCTGAACCAGAAGAAAGGCAAAGCCGTAGATGATTGGTTTAGAAAGAACATCGACACGGTGTTCATCGAGATAGACCCGGAATTCCAGAATTGCCAGGTGCTGCAGCTAAACCAATAA